A genomic stretch from Erigeron canadensis isolate Cc75 chromosome 9, C_canadensis_v1, whole genome shotgun sequence includes:
- the LOC122582806 gene encoding acyltransferase Pun1-like, which yields MMTSIISRELIKPASPTPFHLRDYNLSPLDQLAPEMNVPVVFFYPDIGNCTLEKTMVLKKSLSQSLTQYYPCAGRLHSPKSASVNCNDKGVLFVEAKNEAQMDTFHDSENIDTLYQLFPDDLVYSNCSSLVGVQLNHFACGGIGLAVSMSHLIGDGHTLGSFVSHWASVARYGSLDHKEVLPFNPHFIHTQLTNSMRPEYKVINQKCVNPVTKKFLFPNSKLSDLRNKVISSVKNPTRVEVLSSLLYKTAMAAATQKSGSLKPSYLYFPVDIRNKFIQKFSQTSMGNFVSVMIISTMNTSETSLDMLVSEIRKKRLLLERFQSVQQAAENRIEILLSKLGDAESAKTSYWCLSLCGFPSNHVDFGWGKPMDTTSALKEANMSGFLLTDAPYGAGIEALVILEKEIMAIFENDKEMLSFCQIN from the coding sequence ATGATGACAAGCATAATTTCGCGAGAACTAATCAAACCAGCATCTCCGACCCCTTTTCATCTCCGTGACTATAATCTTTCGCCGCTTGATCAACTTGCCCCAGAAATGAATGTGCCGGTAGTGTTTTTCTACCCAGATATTGGAAACTGCACCCTTGAGAAAACCATGGTGTTAAAGAAATCTTTGTCACAAAGCCTAACACAATACTATCCTTGTGCCGGTAGGTTACACTCACCCAAATCAGCTTCTGTTAATTGTAACGACAAGGGAGTTTTATTTGTTGAAGCCAAAAACGAGGCCCAAATGGATACATTCCATGATAGTGAAAATATTGACACATTGTACCAACTTTTTCCTGATGATTTAGTGTACTCCAACTGCTCAAGTCTTGTTGGGGTCCAACTGAATCATTTTGCGTGTGGTGGAATAGGTTTGGCGGTTTCTATGTCACACCTTATAGGTGATGGTCATACTCTAGGCTCTTTTGTTTCTCATTGGGCGTCTGTGGCCCGTTATGGCTCCCTTGACCATAAAGAGGTGTTGCCATTTAATCCTCATTTTATTCATACCCAATTGACCAATTCTATGCGGCCAGAATACAAAGTCATTAATCAAAAGTGTGTGAATCCTGTCACAAAGAAATTCTTGTTTCCTAACTCCAAATTAAGTGACCTTAGGAACAAGGTCATTTCCTCTGTAAAAAATCCTACACGGGTCGAAGTATTGAGTTCTCTACTTTATAAAACAGCAATGGCAGCAGCCACACAAAAATCTGGTTCACTCAAGCCATCTTATTTGTACTTTCCAGTGGATATAAGAAACAAATTTATCCAAAAATTTTCCCAAACTTCTATGGGAAATTTCGTGTCAGTTATGATTATATCGACCATGAATACAAGTGAAACATCGTTAGACATGTTGGTTTCCGAAATAAGGAAAAAAAGGTTGCTACTTGAAAGATTCCAAAGTGTGCAACAAGCAGCTGAAAACAGGATAGAGATATTGTTGTCGAAATTGGGAGATGCAGAATCTGCCAAGACATCATATTGGTGTCTGAGCTTATGCGGGTTCCCTTCAAACCATGTCGATTTCGGATGGGGGAAGCCCATGGATACAACTTCTGCACTCAAGGAAGCAAATATGAGTGGTTTCCTTCTGACGGATGCGCCATATGGTGCAGGCATTGAAGCTTTGGTGATTTTGGAGAAAGAAATCATGGCGATATTTGAGAATGATAAGGAGATGCTTTCATTTTGCCAAATTAACTAA
- the LOC122583046 gene encoding acyltransferase Pun1-like yields the protein MMIYTISRELIKPASPTPFHLRSYNLSPLDQLAPEMNVPVVFFYPNNGNCTLEKTMVLKKSLSQSLTQYYPCAGRLHSPKSASVNCNDKGVLFVQAKNEAQMDAFHDSEHIDTLDQLFPDDLVYSNCSSLVGVQLNHFACGGIGLAVSMSHLIGDGHTLGSFVSHWASVARYGSLDHKEVLPFNPHFIHTQLTNSMRPKYKVINQKCVNPVTRKFMFPNSKLSDLRNKITNSIRNPTPVELLTSLLYKTAMAAATNKSGSFKPSYLYFPVEIRNRFVQKLPQNTMGNFVSVMIISTMNTSETSLDMLVSEIRKERLQLGKFQSMQRAAENRKEILLSKLEDAESAKTSYWCLSLCGFPSNHVDFGWGKPMDTTFALKGTNMSGFLLKDAPNGAGIEALVILEKENMAKFENDKEMLSFCQT from the coding sequence ATGATGATATACACTATTTCACGAGAACTGATCAAACCAGCATCTCCGACCCCTTTTCATCTCCGCAGCTATAATCTTTCGCCACTTGATCAACTTGCCCCAGAAATGAATGTGCCAGTAGTGTTTTTCTACCCAAATAATGGAAACTGCACCCTTGAGAAAACCATGGTGTTAAAGAAATCTCTGTCTCAAAGCCTAACACAATACTATCCTTGTGCCGGTAGGTTACACTCACCCAAATCAGCTTCTGTTAATTGTAATGATAAGGGAGTTTTATTTGTTCAAGCCAAAAACGAGGCCCAGATGGATGCATTCCATGATAGTGAACATATTGACACTCTGGACCAACTTTTTCCTGATGATTTGGTGTACTCCAACTGCTCAAGTCTTGTTGGGGTCCAACTGAATCATTTTGCGTGTGGTGGAATAGGTTTGGCGGTTTCTATGTCACACCTTATAGGTGATGGTCATACTCTAGGCTCTTTCGTTTCTCATTGGGCGTCTGTGGCCCGTTATGGCTCCCTTGACCATAAAGAGGTGTTGCCATTTAATCCTCATTTTATTCATACCCAATTGACCAATTCTATGCGGCCAAAATATAAAGTCATTAATCAAAAGTGTGTGAATCCTGTCACACGAAAATTCATGTTTCCTAACTCCAAACTAAGTGACCTTAGAAACAAGATTACTAACTCTATAAGGAATCCTACACCGGTCGAACTATTGACTTCTCTACTTTATAAAACTGCAATGGCGGCAGCCACAAATAAATCTGGTTCATTCAAGCCATCTTATTTGTATTTTCCGGTGGAGATAAGGAACAGATTTGTCCAAAAACTTCCCCAAAATACTATGGGAAATTTCGTGTCAGTTATGATTATATCGACCATGAATACAAGTGAAACATCGTTAGACATGTTGGTTTCTGAAATAAGGAAAGAGAGGTTGCAACTTGGAAAATTCCAAAGTATGCAACGGGCAGCTGAAAACCGGAAAGAGATATTGCTGTCCAAATTGGAAGATGCAGAATCTGCCAAGACATCATATTGGTGCCTTAGCTTATGCGGTTTCCCTTCAAACCATGTCGATTTTGGTTGGGGGAAGCCCATGGATACAACTTTTGCACTTAAGGGAACAAATATGAGTGGTTTCCTTTTGAAGGATGCTCCAAATGGTGCAGGCATTGAAGCTTTGGTGATTTTGGAGAAAGAAAACATGGCGAAATTTGAAAATGATAAGGAGATGCTTTCATTTTGCCAAACTTAA